The following proteins are encoded in a genomic region of Astatotilapia calliptera chromosome 22, fAstCal1.2, whole genome shotgun sequence:
- the LOC113014590 gene encoding ubiquitin carboxyl-terminal hydrolase 29-like isoform X1 — protein sequence MEDEDSREQKKQLNFCKAEEILAAITSSPKMFKLLFHRKKSHKQNVAEKEIPSTSHQSIPDACVAENGQKKKRKWRHLCCSSQTDSDAEAESSTVKTQKKCRWFLFKFWKKLHKQNVAEKEIPSTSHQSSVACGGKKIESQTGTIDCFGFPNIGNTCYMNSCLQSLLNIEEFIRDIRRQGVLWSTDPEAQLLRRLIDVRDCHESTDYGLKDHHLRAFKKAFSSQAPEYTGSAQKDAHEFLTLFLDEVKRLTPHLERNAALLGQSYSCPVEDHHIFKMENMRTCKSCGHQSSQQEEFTSLSLDLVPEGSIINMLETYLKEQEIEFRCDCGGTASELKSSFDTLPRVLILHLKRFGFTQTYKIKKVDDPVRLQRDLVVPSNQGGGCYSLCSIISHYGGTESGHYICSSVHPEESQHSTSDRWLTYNDAQVLHTTGSAVCEEQQHSAYILFYKRNF from the exons ATGGAGGATGAAGACAGCAGAGAGCAAAAGAAACAG TTGAACTTTTGCAAAGCTGAGGAGATTTTGGCTGCGATCACATCAAGTCCAAAGATGTTTAAACTTCTTTTTCACAGAAAG aaatcacacaaacaaaacgtgGCAGAGAAGGAAATTCCTTCTACGTCTCATCAGAG CATCCCGGATGCTTGTGTTGCTGAAAATggtcaaaagaagaagagaaaatggagACACCTCTGCTGTTCCTCG CAAACTGACAGCGATGCAGAGGCAGAGAGCAGCACTGTGAAGACACAAAAAAAGTGTCGctggtttctttttaaattctggAAG aaattacacaaacaaaacGTGGCAGAGAAGGAAATTCCTTCTACGTCTCATCAGAG CAGTGTAGCATGCGgtgggaaaaaaatagaaagtcaAACTGGGACTATAGACTGCTTCGG GTTTCCAAACATCGGAAACACCTGCTACATGAACTCCTGCCTGCAGAGCCTCCTCAACATTGAGGAGTTCATAAGAGACATCAGGCGTCAGGGGGTTTTGTGGAGCACAGATCCAGAAGCTCAGCTCTTAAG AAGGCTTATTGATGTCAGGGACTGTCACGAGTCAACAGATTATGGCCTTAAAGATCACCACCTAAGAGCTTTTAAGAAGGCATTCAGCAGTCAAGCTCCTGAATACACCGGCAGTGCACAGAAA gACGCTCATGAATTCCTAACATTATTCCTCGATGAGGTCAAAAGGCTCACACCTCACCTGGAGAGGAACGCAGCTCTCCTGGGCCAAAGTTATAGCTGCCCAGTAGAAGaccatcacatttttaaaatggaaaacatgAGGACATGCAAGAG CTGCGGTCACCAATCATCACAGCAAGAGGAATTCACCAGCTTGTCTCTAGACCTTGTTCCAGAGGGGTCTATTATAAACATGTTAGAGACATACTTGAAG GAACAAGAAATAGAATTTCGCTGTGATTGTGGAGGGACGGCCTCAGAACTGAAGTCGTCTTTTGATACACTGCCAAG AGTTCTGATCTTGCATCTGAAGAGGTTTGGCTTTACACAAACCTACAAGATTAAGAAGGTGGATGACCCCGTCAGGCTGCAGAGGGACTTGGTGGTGCCATCCAATCAG GGTGGTGGCTGTTATAGTCTTTGCAGCATCATCAGTCATTATGGAGGCACAGAGTCAG GACACTACATCTGTAGTTCTGTCCATCCTGAGGAGAGTCAGCACTCTACATCAGATCGCTGGCTCACCTATAATGACGCACAGGTGCTCCACACAACTGGATCTGCAGTTTGTGAGGAACAGCAGCACTCGGCCTACATCCTGTTTTACAAGAGAAAC ttctga
- the LOC113014590 gene encoding ubiquitin carboxyl-terminal hydrolase 37-like isoform X3, whose product MEDEDSREQKKQLNFCKAEEILAAITSSPKMFKLLFHRKKLHKQNVAEKEIPSTSHQSSVACGGKKIESQTGTIDCFGFPNIGNTCYMNSCLQSLLNIEEFIRDIRRQGVLWSTDPEAQLLRRLIDVRDCHESTDYGLKDHHLRAFKKAFSSQAPEYTGSAQKDAHEFLTLFLDEVKRLTPHLERNAALLGQSYSCPVEDHHIFKMENMRTCKSCGHQSSQQEEFTSLSLDLVPEGSIINMLETYLKEQEIEFRCDCGGTASELKSSFDTLPRVLILHLKRFGFTQTYKIKKVDDPVRLQRDLVVPSNQGGGCYSLCSIISHYGGTESGHYICSSVHPEESQHSTSDRWLTYNDAQVLHTTGSAVCEEQQHSAYILFYKRNF is encoded by the exons ATGGAGGATGAAGACAGCAGAGAGCAAAAGAAACAG TTGAACTTTTGCAAAGCTGAGGAGATTTTGGCTGCGATCACATCAAGTCCAAAGATGTTTAAACTTCTTTTTCACAGAAAG aaattacacaaacaaaacGTGGCAGAGAAGGAAATTCCTTCTACGTCTCATCAGAG CAGTGTAGCATGCGgtgggaaaaaaatagaaagtcaAACTGGGACTATAGACTGCTTCGG GTTTCCAAACATCGGAAACACCTGCTACATGAACTCCTGCCTGCAGAGCCTCCTCAACATTGAGGAGTTCATAAGAGACATCAGGCGTCAGGGGGTTTTGTGGAGCACAGATCCAGAAGCTCAGCTCTTAAG AAGGCTTATTGATGTCAGGGACTGTCACGAGTCAACAGATTATGGCCTTAAAGATCACCACCTAAGAGCTTTTAAGAAGGCATTCAGCAGTCAAGCTCCTGAATACACCGGCAGTGCACAGAAA gACGCTCATGAATTCCTAACATTATTCCTCGATGAGGTCAAAAGGCTCACACCTCACCTGGAGAGGAACGCAGCTCTCCTGGGCCAAAGTTATAGCTGCCCAGTAGAAGaccatcacatttttaaaatggaaaacatgAGGACATGCAAGAG CTGCGGTCACCAATCATCACAGCAAGAGGAATTCACCAGCTTGTCTCTAGACCTTGTTCCAGAGGGGTCTATTATAAACATGTTAGAGACATACTTGAAG GAACAAGAAATAGAATTTCGCTGTGATTGTGGAGGGACGGCCTCAGAACTGAAGTCGTCTTTTGATACACTGCCAAG AGTTCTGATCTTGCATCTGAAGAGGTTTGGCTTTACACAAACCTACAAGATTAAGAAGGTGGATGACCCCGTCAGGCTGCAGAGGGACTTGGTGGTGCCATCCAATCAG GGTGGTGGCTGTTATAGTCTTTGCAGCATCATCAGTCATTATGGAGGCACAGAGTCAG GACACTACATCTGTAGTTCTGTCCATCCTGAGGAGAGTCAGCACTCTACATCAGATCGCTGGCTCACCTATAATGACGCACAGGTGCTCCACACAACTGGATCTGCAGTTTGTGAGGAACAGCAGCACTCGGCCTACATCCTGTTTTACAAGAGAAAC ttctga
- the LOC113014590 gene encoding ubiquitin carboxyl-terminal hydrolase 37-like isoform X4, giving the protein MEDEDSREQKKQLNFCKAEEILAAITSSPKMFKLLFHRKKSHKQNVAEKEIPSTSHQSVACGGKKIESQTGTIDCFGFPNIGNTCYMNSCLQSLLNIEEFIRDIRRQGVLWSTDPEAQLLRRLIDVRDCHESTDYGLKDHHLRAFKKAFSSQAPEYTGSAQKDAHEFLTLFLDEVKRLTPHLERNAALLGQSYSCPVEDHHIFKMENMRTCKSCGHQSSQQEEFTSLSLDLVPEGSIINMLETYLKEQEIEFRCDCGGTASELKSSFDTLPRVLILHLKRFGFTQTYKIKKVDDPVRLQRDLVVPSNQGGGCYSLCSIISHYGGTESGHYICSSVHPEESQHSTSDRWLTYNDAQVLHTTGSAVCEEQQHSAYILFYKRNF; this is encoded by the exons ATGGAGGATGAAGACAGCAGAGAGCAAAAGAAACAG TTGAACTTTTGCAAAGCTGAGGAGATTTTGGCTGCGATCACATCAAGTCCAAAGATGTTTAAACTTCTTTTTCACAGAAAG aaatcacacaaacaaaacgtgGCAGAGAAGGAAATTCCTTCTACGTCTCATCAGAG TGTAGCATGCGgtgggaaaaaaatagaaagtcaAACTGGGACTATAGACTGCTTCGG GTTTCCAAACATCGGAAACACCTGCTACATGAACTCCTGCCTGCAGAGCCTCCTCAACATTGAGGAGTTCATAAGAGACATCAGGCGTCAGGGGGTTTTGTGGAGCACAGATCCAGAAGCTCAGCTCTTAAG AAGGCTTATTGATGTCAGGGACTGTCACGAGTCAACAGATTATGGCCTTAAAGATCACCACCTAAGAGCTTTTAAGAAGGCATTCAGCAGTCAAGCTCCTGAATACACCGGCAGTGCACAGAAA gACGCTCATGAATTCCTAACATTATTCCTCGATGAGGTCAAAAGGCTCACACCTCACCTGGAGAGGAACGCAGCTCTCCTGGGCCAAAGTTATAGCTGCCCAGTAGAAGaccatcacatttttaaaatggaaaacatgAGGACATGCAAGAG CTGCGGTCACCAATCATCACAGCAAGAGGAATTCACCAGCTTGTCTCTAGACCTTGTTCCAGAGGGGTCTATTATAAACATGTTAGAGACATACTTGAAG GAACAAGAAATAGAATTTCGCTGTGATTGTGGAGGGACGGCCTCAGAACTGAAGTCGTCTTTTGATACACTGCCAAG AGTTCTGATCTTGCATCTGAAGAGGTTTGGCTTTACACAAACCTACAAGATTAAGAAGGTGGATGACCCCGTCAGGCTGCAGAGGGACTTGGTGGTGCCATCCAATCAG GGTGGTGGCTGTTATAGTCTTTGCAGCATCATCAGTCATTATGGAGGCACAGAGTCAG GACACTACATCTGTAGTTCTGTCCATCCTGAGGAGAGTCAGCACTCTACATCAGATCGCTGGCTCACCTATAATGACGCACAGGTGCTCCACACAACTGGATCTGCAGTTTGTGAGGAACAGCAGCACTCGGCCTACATCCTGTTTTACAAGAGAAAC ttctga
- the LOC113014590 gene encoding ubiquitin carboxyl-terminal hydrolase 29-like isoform X2, which translates to MEDEDSREQKKQLNFCKAEEILAAITSSPKMFKLLFHRKKSHKQNVAEKEIPSTSHQSIPDACVAENGQKKKRKWRHLCCSSQTDSDAEAESSTVKTQKKCRWFLFKFWKKLHKQNVAEKEIPSTSHQSVACGGKKIESQTGTIDCFGFPNIGNTCYMNSCLQSLLNIEEFIRDIRRQGVLWSTDPEAQLLRRLIDVRDCHESTDYGLKDHHLRAFKKAFSSQAPEYTGSAQKDAHEFLTLFLDEVKRLTPHLERNAALLGQSYSCPVEDHHIFKMENMRTCKSCGHQSSQQEEFTSLSLDLVPEGSIINMLETYLKEQEIEFRCDCGGTASELKSSFDTLPRVLILHLKRFGFTQTYKIKKVDDPVRLQRDLVVPSNQGGGCYSLCSIISHYGGTESGHYICSSVHPEESQHSTSDRWLTYNDAQVLHTTGSAVCEEQQHSAYILFYKRNF; encoded by the exons ATGGAGGATGAAGACAGCAGAGAGCAAAAGAAACAG TTGAACTTTTGCAAAGCTGAGGAGATTTTGGCTGCGATCACATCAAGTCCAAAGATGTTTAAACTTCTTTTTCACAGAAAG aaatcacacaaacaaaacgtgGCAGAGAAGGAAATTCCTTCTACGTCTCATCAGAG CATCCCGGATGCTTGTGTTGCTGAAAATggtcaaaagaagaagagaaaatggagACACCTCTGCTGTTCCTCG CAAACTGACAGCGATGCAGAGGCAGAGAGCAGCACTGTGAAGACACAAAAAAAGTGTCGctggtttctttttaaattctggAAG aaattacacaaacaaaacGTGGCAGAGAAGGAAATTCCTTCTACGTCTCATCAGAG TGTAGCATGCGgtgggaaaaaaatagaaagtcaAACTGGGACTATAGACTGCTTCGG GTTTCCAAACATCGGAAACACCTGCTACATGAACTCCTGCCTGCAGAGCCTCCTCAACATTGAGGAGTTCATAAGAGACATCAGGCGTCAGGGGGTTTTGTGGAGCACAGATCCAGAAGCTCAGCTCTTAAG AAGGCTTATTGATGTCAGGGACTGTCACGAGTCAACAGATTATGGCCTTAAAGATCACCACCTAAGAGCTTTTAAGAAGGCATTCAGCAGTCAAGCTCCTGAATACACCGGCAGTGCACAGAAA gACGCTCATGAATTCCTAACATTATTCCTCGATGAGGTCAAAAGGCTCACACCTCACCTGGAGAGGAACGCAGCTCTCCTGGGCCAAAGTTATAGCTGCCCAGTAGAAGaccatcacatttttaaaatggaaaacatgAGGACATGCAAGAG CTGCGGTCACCAATCATCACAGCAAGAGGAATTCACCAGCTTGTCTCTAGACCTTGTTCCAGAGGGGTCTATTATAAACATGTTAGAGACATACTTGAAG GAACAAGAAATAGAATTTCGCTGTGATTGTGGAGGGACGGCCTCAGAACTGAAGTCGTCTTTTGATACACTGCCAAG AGTTCTGATCTTGCATCTGAAGAGGTTTGGCTTTACACAAACCTACAAGATTAAGAAGGTGGATGACCCCGTCAGGCTGCAGAGGGACTTGGTGGTGCCATCCAATCAG GGTGGTGGCTGTTATAGTCTTTGCAGCATCATCAGTCATTATGGAGGCACAGAGTCAG GACACTACATCTGTAGTTCTGTCCATCCTGAGGAGAGTCAGCACTCTACATCAGATCGCTGGCTCACCTATAATGACGCACAGGTGCTCCACACAACTGGATCTGCAGTTTGTGAGGAACAGCAGCACTCGGCCTACATCCTGTTTTACAAGAGAAAC ttctga
- the jtb gene encoding protein JTB isoform X1 has translation MEGDCRIPVACCRPRVLVLHALFWGLVSLRVFGSALLNEEKSIGTVTAVKPEAAPCWLLEEFVVTEACVRCSDFNTKSQLACRLTGYVERVNCSQSSREEYKSCRSVLMEEHLFWKFEAAMLALTTLFTVLVVIRQRRLDRLASEKVRRQIESI, from the exons ATGGAGGGTGACTGTCGGATCCCTGTCGCCTGCTGCCGCCCACGCGTCCTTGTACTGCATGCCCTGTTCTGGGGTCTTGTGTCACTCAG GGTGTTCGGATCAGCTCTGCTGAATGAGGAGAAATCTATAGGAACAGTTACAG CAGTTAAGCCTGAGgccgccccctgctggctgttGGAGGAGTTTGTGGTGACGGAGGCGTGCGTGCGCTGCAGCGACTTCAATACT aagTCACAGTTGGCCTGCAGACTGACAGGCTATGTAGAGCGAGTGAACTGCAGCCAGTCCAGCAGAGAGGAGTACAAAAG CTGCCGCTCTGTTCTCATGGAAGAACATCTGTTCTGGAAGTTTGAGGCGGCCATGTTGGCTCTGACAACCCTCTTCACCGTCCTCGTTGTCATCCGCCAGCGACGACTTGACCGCCTTGCCTCTGAGAAGGTCCGTCGCCAGATTGAGTCCATCTAG
- the jtb gene encoding protein JTB isoform X2, producing MEGDCRIPVACCRPRVLVLHALFWGLVSLRVFGSALLNEEKSIGTVTVKPEAAPCWLLEEFVVTEACVRCSDFNTKSQLACRLTGYVERVNCSQSSREEYKSCRSVLMEEHLFWKFEAAMLALTTLFTVLVVIRQRRLDRLASEKVRRQIESI from the exons ATGGAGGGTGACTGTCGGATCCCTGTCGCCTGCTGCCGCCCACGCGTCCTTGTACTGCATGCCCTGTTCTGGGGTCTTGTGTCACTCAG GGTGTTCGGATCAGCTCTGCTGAATGAGGAGAAATCTATAGGAACAGTTACAG TTAAGCCTGAGgccgccccctgctggctgttGGAGGAGTTTGTGGTGACGGAGGCGTGCGTGCGCTGCAGCGACTTCAATACT aagTCACAGTTGGCCTGCAGACTGACAGGCTATGTAGAGCGAGTGAACTGCAGCCAGTCCAGCAGAGAGGAGTACAAAAG CTGCCGCTCTGTTCTCATGGAAGAACATCTGTTCTGGAAGTTTGAGGCGGCCATGTTGGCTCTGACAACCCTCTTCACCGTCCTCGTTGTCATCCGCCAGCGACGACTTGACCGCCTTGCCTCTGAGAAGGTCCGTCGCCAGATTGAGTCCATCTAG